A stretch of Schistocerca nitens isolate TAMUIC-IGC-003100 chromosome 6, iqSchNite1.1, whole genome shotgun sequence DNA encodes these proteins:
- the LOC126263229 gene encoding uncharacterized protein LOC126263229: MLLSIEAGARGSGVSSLQCVIGGDKANTPSAVSGHVARPHLLQLSMDSNNNHSSSTGSVDSESIADSESTPPLESRDSESVAATRTESCDAEERRYGLRPRKPQRSSAACGDSGPAGDKPRRRPAPPSRYRRRAANARERSRTRGLGAAFEALRRALPPPAPPASAAPPTKVAVLRRALRYIAALSAALHAAPGPPPPPPPPPPPTPLQASGCQQGASPPTCLRSTAHASDCNQPPLSLPSFLHGF, translated from the exons ATGCTGCTCAGTATTGAGGCAGGCGCCCGCGGGAGTGGAGTTTCGTCGCTGCAGTGCGTGATCGGCGGCGACAAGGCGAACACGCCGTCTGCTGTATCTGGGCACGTCGCTCGTCCACACCTGTTGCAACTATCGATGGATAGCAACAACAACCATTCATCATCTACCGGAAGTGTCGATAGTGAATCCATAGCCGATAGTGAATCCACCCCGCCGCTGGAGTCACGGGATTCAGAAAGCGTCGCTGCAACACGGACAGAATCGTGCGATGCGGAAGAACGGAG GTACGGACTGAGGCCTCGGAAGCCGCAGCGGTCCTCCGCGGCTTGCGGGGACTCCGGGCCAGCGGGCGACAAGCCCCGGCGCCGCCCCGCGCCGCCCAGCCGGTACCGGCGGCGGGCGGCGAACGCGAGGGAGCGGTCGCGCACCCGCGGCCTGGGGGCGGCGTTCGAGGCGCTGCGGCGCGCGCTGCCGCCCCCCGCGCCGCCGGCGTCGGCAGCGCCGCCCACCAAGGTGGCCGTGCTGCGGCGCGCCCTCCGCTACATCGCCGCCCTCTCCGCTGCGCTGCACGCCGCCCCCGGCCCGCCtccaccaccgccgccaccgccgccgcccacgccgctGCAGGCGTCGGGCTGTCAGCAAGGCGCGTCACCTCCCACGTGTCTGCGGTCGACGGCGCACGCGTCGGACTGCAACCAGCCGCCTTTGTCACTGCCGTCGTTCCTGCACGGTTTCTGA